From Rhododendron vialii isolate Sample 1 chromosome 10a, ASM3025357v1, the proteins below share one genomic window:
- the LOC131304392 gene encoding mitochondrial uncoupling protein 3, whose protein sequence is MRLMNREQRPESDTEQSETMKGKEDDVDKAARTKILLTSLSAMVAETTTFPIDITKTRLQLHGDDSHSSSSSSRRSASAFGVATDIVRREGPLGLYKGLTPAIIRHLFYTPIRIVGYEHLRTAFFPDDRPVSLSSKALIGGVSGVFAQLIASPADLIKVRMQADGRMISQGLQPRYSGPFDALNKILQKEGIVGLWKGVFPNVQRAFLVNMGELACYDHAKRLIIQNQIAGDNIYAHTLASIMSGLSATALSCPADVVKTRVMNQMVSNEGKVKYRNSFHCLVKTVRVEGLGALWKGFFPTWARLGPWQFVFWVSYEKFRQAAGLSSF, encoded by the exons ATGAGACTCATGAACCGGGAACAGAGGCCGGAATCTGATACAGAACAGAGCGAAACCATGAAGGGGAAAGAAGACGACGTAGACAAAGCAGCTCGAACGAAGATTCTCTTGACGTCACTCTCGGCAATGGTGGCGGAGACGACGACCTTTCCCATCGACATTACGAAGACAAGGCTTCAGCTCCACGGCGACGATTctcactcctcctcctcctcttcccgCCGCTCCGCCTCTGCCTTCGGCGTCGCGACCGACATTGTCCGCCGCGAAGGCCCGCTAGGGCTGTACAAGGGCTTGACCCCGGCGATTATCAGACACCTCTTTTACACCCCCATCCGAATCGTGGGATACGAGCACTTGAGGACCGCTTTTTTCCCGGATGATCGGccggtttctctctctagcaagGCTTTGATCGGGGGCGTTTCCGGCGTGTTTGCTCAG TTAATTGCAAGCCCAGCTGATCTCATTAAGGTGAGGATGCAAGCAGATGGTCGTATGATAAGCCAAGGTCTCCAACCCAGGTACTCAGGCCCTTTCGATGCTTTAAATAAGATCTTACAAAAAGAAGGCATTGTCGGACTTTGGAAAGGAGTATTTCCAAACGTCCAAAGGGCATTTTTAGTGAACATGGGAGAATTAGCTTGCTATGACCACGCAAAACGTTTAATTATCCAAAATCAGATTGCCGGTGACAACATATATGCACACACTTTGGCCTCTATCATGTCTGGTCTTTCGGCGACTGCTTTGAGTTGTCCAGCTGATGTAGTTAAGACGAGGGTGATGAATCAGATGGTTAGCAATGAAGGAAAGGTTAAGTATAGGAACTCTTTCCATTGTCTTGTGAAGACGGTGAGGGTTGAAGGGCTGGGAGCCCTTTGGAAGGGATTCTTTCCTACGTGGGCAAGGCTTGGGCCTTGGCAATTTGTGTTCTGGGTATCATACGAGAAGTTTAGACAAGCAGCCGGGCTTTCTTCTTTCTGA